TCGTGGTGAGCGTGCTGATGGACGGGGCGATGGACGAGCTCGCGAGGTAGAACCCGAGGAGCGCGCAGATCGCCGCGTGCCCGGCCTTGAGCCCGGATTTCCGGATGAGCAGGAAGACGACGATCGCCAGCAGCACAACCACCGAAATCGAGAGTGCCACGGCGGTTCACCTCCATACTTCTTCGGGTCGGACGTTCGATCGGCATGTGCCAGGGGATGCATACCCACCTAGCGCTACGGATCATAACTATCCGTGCGATCGCATCGATCGGTGTACGGGGGCATGAGGGGGCGCACGGCCGCTAGTTTCGGTCACATGACTTCGTCACGAGACTCCCTTTCGTTCCCCCGTCGCTCCGCGCGGACGCAGCGGTTCACGCTCGGCGCGCCGCGCGCGTTCAGCGTGTCGCCGGACGGCGGGCGGGTGGTGTTCGTCCGGTCCGGCTCGGGGACGGACCGGTCCCACGGGCTGTGGGTGCTGGACCTCGACGGGCCCGACGGCCCGGTCGAGCGCCTGGCGGCCGATCCGCGGGCGCTGCTCGCCGGCGCGGAGGAGGAGTTGCCCGCGGAGGAGCGGGCGCGCCGGGAGCGGAGCCGGGAGGGCTCGGGCGGGATCGTGGGCTACGCCGCGGACGGGGCCGTGGAGTTGGCGGCCTTCGCCCTGTCCGGGCGCCTGTTCACGGCGGAGCTGCGGGCCGGCACGGCCCGCGAACTGCCGGTGCCGGGGCCGGTGGTCGACCCGCGCCCCTCGCCGGACGGGCGGTACGTCGCCTACGCGGCGGGCGGGGCGCTGCGGGTGACGGGCACCGACCCGGGCTCCGGGACGGGCGGGGACCGGGCGCTGGCCGAGCCGGAGGCGGAGGGCGTGACGTACGGCCTGGCGGAGTTCGCGGCCTCGGAGGAGATGGGCCGCAGCCGGGGCTTCTGGTGGGCGCCGTCCTCGGACCGGCTGCTCGTGGCGCGGGTGGACGAGCGGCCGGTGCGGCGCTGGTGGATCGCGGATCCGGCGCACCCGGACCGCGCACCGCACCCGGTGGCCTACCCGGCGGCGGGCACGCCCAACGCGGAGGTGGGGCTGGTCCTGGTGGGCCTCGACGGGGCCCGCACGGAGGTGGTGTGGGACCGGGAGGCGTACCCGTACCTGGCCCGGGTCCACTGGTCGGGCGACGGGGCGCCGCTGCTCCTGGTGCAGGCCCGGGACCAGCGCTCCCAGGCGCATCTGGAGGTCGATCCGGGGTCGGGGGCGACGCGGCCGGTGCTCCGGGAGGAGGACCCGGTGTGGCTGGAGCTGTTCACGGGCGTCCCGGCCCGGACACCGGACGGGCGGCTGGTGCGGATCGCCGACCTCGGCGGCGCCCGGGTGCTCGCGGTCGGGGACCGGGTGCTGACGGACGGCTCGCTGCACGTGCGGGCGGTGCTCGACGTGGGAGCGGAAGATGTCCTGATCTCGGCGTCGGCGGGTGAGGCGGCGGAGGCTCCCGAGATCGGTGAGATCCATGTGTACCGGGTAGGCCCCCGGGGTGCGGAGCGGGTCTCGGAGGGTGCCGGGGTGCACGGAGCGGTGCGTTCCGGTGCGGTGACGGTGCTGTCCTCGGCGCGGCCGGAGGTCCCGGGGAGCACGGTGCGGGTGCTGCGGGACGGGAAGGCGGTCGCCGAGGTCGCCTCGTACGCGCAGACTCCCCCGCTCGCCGCCGACGCGCGGCTGGTCGAGGCGGGCGCACGGCGGATCCCGTGCGCCGTGCTGCTTCCCTCGTCCTGGTCGGAGGGCGACGGTCCGCTGCCGGTGCTCCTGGACCCGTACGGGGGCCCGCACGGGCAGCGGGTGCTCGCCGCGCACAACCCGTATCTGACCTCCCGCTGGTTCGCCGAGCAGGGCTTCGCCGTGATCGTCGCGGACGGGCGCGGCATGCCGGGCCGCTCGCCCGCCTGGGAGAAGGCGGTCAGCCGTGACCTCGCCCTCACCCTCGACGACCAGATCGAGGCGCTGCACGGGCTCGCCGGCCGCTTCCCGCTCGACCTCGGGCGGGTGGCGATCCGCGGCTGGTCGTACGGCGGTTACCTCGCCGCCCTGGCGGCGCTGCGGCGGCCGGACGTCTTCCACGCGGCCGTGGTGGGCGCCCCGGTCACGGACTGGCGGCTCTACGACACCCACTACACCGAGCGCTATCTGGGCCGCCCGGACGAGGAGCCCGCCGTCTACGCGGCGAACTCCCTGGTGACGGACGAGGGGCTGGGCGAGGCGGCCGAGCCGGCCCGGCCGATGATGATCGTCCACGGGCTCGCCGACGACAACGTGGTGGCGGCGCACACCCTGCGGCTCTCCTCCGCGCTCCTCGCGGCCGGACGGCCGCACGAGGTGCTGCCGCTCTCGGGCGTCACGCACATGACGCCGCAGGAACAGGTGGCGGAGAACCTGCTGCTGCTCCAGGTGGAGTTCCTGAAGCGGTCGCTGGGACCGGCCTGATCACCAGCCGGGCGGCCGCCGCGCGGGCGGGGCAGGGGGCAGGGCGGCGACGGGCCGGTACGGTGACCGGCGCCGCGCCCCCGGCCGCGCGAGCAGCACCATGACGGCGGCCCCGGCGAGCACCGCGAAGACGGAGGTGAGGACCGCGAGGAGGGTGTCGGCCTCCAGGTCCGCGAGGCCGCCGAACCAGCCGGCGCGCAGCGCGGTGGCCACGCCGCCGGTGCCCCAGCCGGTGAGCAGCAGCCCGGCGAGCAGGCCGACCGGCCGGGCGTGCCGGGCGCGGGTGAGGGCGCTGAGGGCGGCGGCGAGCAGCAGCAGGGTCAGCACGACGTCCAGCCAGCCGGGCGGGACGGCGAGGGCGGGCAGCAGCAGGGAGCGTCCGCCGGTGAACCGGTCGACGGTGAACTCGACCGGCAGCGCGGTCGCCCAGTGCACCTCCCAGGCCGCCCAGACCAGCGCGGCGAGCCCGCACAGCGCCCCGGCGGCGACGGCGGGCCCGGTGCGCGGGCGGGTCGGGCCGCCGGGCTCCCCCTCGCGCTCCTGCTCGTGCTCGTCGCGGCGGCCGGCGGAGGCGGTGACGACCAGGCCGGCGGCGAGGGCGAGCGTGAGCAGGGTGGTGACCAGGGCGTCGACGCCGGCGGCCCACAGGCCGGGCAGCCGCAGCGCGAGGGTGGTGAGCCCGGTGACGGCCAGCGCGGGTCCGGCGAGCGAGGAGCGCAGGGCGGCGAACGCGGTGGCCAGGTAGGCGACGAGCAGCACCGGGTCGACGAGCGAGGTGGCGGCCCGGCGCCTCAGCAGGAAGGCGCGGTCCCCCGCCCAGTACCAGAGCAGTTCGACGGGCGACCGGAAGGTGGCCAGGTCGCTCAGCAGCCAGACGACGATGACGAGGGCGAGCGCGGCGCACAGGGCGGCGCCGGTGAGACGTGCCGTTCGTGTCACAGTCACGGGGCCGATACTCACGGTCGCGATGGGCCGGGACAAGCGGTTCCGCATATGCGGAGGGATTGTGCGTCAAGTCGGTTCGCGGAGTGACCGGTCGGGGCGACATGGCGCGCCCCGACCGGTCCAACGGCACCCGCACGGCCGTACGCTGTCGAGCGTCCCGCGTCCGTATATCGGATCCAATTCGGTGAAGTTGCCCGGACGTTAAGCCTCCGGAGGCGGGTCGGGGGTGCCGGGGGTCTCCGTGCCGTTCTCCGGCGGCACCACCTGCTTCTCCTCCGCGAAGTGGCAGGCCGAGTCGTGCTTGGCCGGGGTGTCGGTCAGCCGGAAGACCGCCGGGACGGCGAGCAGCGGGACCTCCAGGGTGCAGCGCTCCTGGGCCTTCCAGCAGCGGGTGCGGAAGCGGCAGCCGGAGGGGACGTTCGCCGGGGAGGGCACGTCGCCGGTGAGGATGATCCGCTCCCGGTGCTCGCGCGCCTCGGGGTCGGGCACCGGCACCGCGGAGAGCAGCGCCTGGGTGTAGGGGTGGGTGGGGTGGTCGTAGATCTGCGCGTCGGTGCCGATCTCCACGATCCGGCCCAGGTACATCACCCCGACCCGGTCGGAGATGTGCCGGACGATCGACAGGTCGTGCGCGATGAACACGTACGAGAGGCTGAACTCGTTCTGCAGCCGCTCCAGCAGGTTCACCACCTGGGCCTGGACGGAGACGTCCAGCGCGGAGACCGGCTCGTCGGCCACGATGATCTCGGGCTGGAGGGCGAGGCCGCGGGCGATGCCGATGCGCTGGCGCTGGCCGCCGGAGAACTGGTGCGGGTACCGGTTGATGTACTCCGGGTTGAGGCCGACGACGTCGAGCAGGTCCTGGACCTTGCGGCGCCGGTCGCCCTTGGGCGCGACCTCGGGGTGGATCTCGTACGGCTCGCCGATGATGTCGCCGACCGTCATGCGCGGGTTCAGCGAGGTGTACGGGTCCTGGAACACCATCTGGATGTTCCGGCGCACGGCCTTGAGGGCGCGCGGGGACATCGTGGTGAGGTCCTCGCCCTTGTACGAGATGGAGCCGGCGGTCGGCCGCTCCAGGTTGACCAGCATCTTCGCCACGGTCGACTTGCCGCAGCCGGACTCGCCGACGATGCCGAGGGTCTCGCCCGCCGCGAGGTCGAAGTCGACGCCGTCCACCGCCTTGACCGCGCCGACCTGCTTCTTGAAGAGGATGCCCTGGGTCAGCGGATAGTGCTTGACCAGGTCGCGGACCTGGAGAATCGCCTCAGCCATGGAGGCACTCCTTCCAGAAGTGGCAGGCGCTCGACCGCGGTACGGGCGATTCGGTGACGTCGTACAGCGGCGGCACGTCCGTGCGGCACACGTCCTGGGCCAGCGGGCAGCGCGGGTTGAAGGCGCAGCCCGAGGGGATGGCGAGCAGGTTGGGCGGCAGGCCCTTGATCGCGTAGAGCTCCTGGCCCTTCTGGTCCAGCCGCGGGATCGAGTCGAGCAGCCCGCGCGTGTACGGGTGGGCGGGGGCCTTGTAGATCTCGTGGACCGGGGCATGCTCGACGATCCGGCCCGCGTACATGACGGCGATCTTGTCGGCGACGTCGGCGACCACGCCGAGGTCGTGGGTGATCAGGATGAGCCCCATGTTGAGCTCGCGCTGGAGCTCCGCGAGCAGGTCCATGACCTGGGCCTGGACGGTGACGTCGAGGGCGGTGGTCGGCTCGTCGGCGATGATCAGCTCGGGTTCGAGGGCGAGCGCCATCGCGATCATGATGCGCTGCCGCATGCCGCCGGAGAACTGGTGCGGGTACTGCCCCACCCGTTCCTTGGCGGCCGGGATGCGGACCCGGTCCATCAGCTCGACGGCCTTGGCCCGGGAGTCCTTCTTGGACATCCCCCGGTGCACCTGGAACATCTCGCCCAACTGCTCGCCCACGCTGATCACCGGGTTGAGGGAGGAGAGCGCGTCCTGGAAGACCATCGCCATCTTGGCGCCGCGGATCTTCCTGCGCTCCTCCTCCTTGAGCGTGAGCAGGTCCTGGCCCTGGAAGAGGATCTCGCCGCCGGTGATCTTCCCGGGGGGCGTGTCGAGGATGCCCATGACGGCCTGGGCGGTGACGGACTTGCCGGAGCCGGACTCGCCGAGCACGGCGAGCGTCTCCCCCGCGTCGACCGAGTAGCCGACGCCGTTGACCGCCTTGGCCACCCCGTCGCGGGTGTGGAACTCCACGTGCAGATCGCGGACTTCGAGCAGCATGGTCCCCTACCTCAGCTTGGGGTCGAGGGCGTCGCGCACCGCGTCGCCGAGCATGATGAAGGCGAGCACCGTGATCGCGAGCGCGCCGGCCGGCCAGAGCAGCATGTGCGGGGCGTTGCGGATGTACTGCGAGGCCGAGGAGATGTCGATGCCCCAGGACACCGTCGGCGGCTTCAGTCCGACGCCGAGGTACGACAGGGTCGCCTCCAGGGCGATGTAGGTGCCGAGCGCGATGGTCGCGACGACGATCACGGGGGCGATCGCGTTGGGCGCGATGTGGCGCAGCATCATCCGGGAGTTGGAGGCGCCGAGGGCCCGGGCGGCCTGGACGTAGTCGTTCTGTTTGGCGGTGATGACGGAGCCGCGGGCGATCCGGGAGATCTGCGGCCAGCCGAGCAGCACCATGAAGCCGATCACGGGCCAGACGGTGGCGCTGGTGACCACGGACAGCAGCACCAGGCCGCCGAGGACGACCGGGATCGCGAAGAAGACGTCGGTGATGCGGGAGAGCACGCCGTCCCAGGCGCCGCCGAAGAAGCCGGCGAGTCCGCCGAGGACGCCGCCGAGGAGCGCCACGCCGAGGGTGGAGAGGACGCCGACCGTGACGGAGGTCCGGGCGCCGTAGACGACCCGGGTGTAGACGTCGCAGCCCTGGCCGTTGAAGCCGAAGGGGTGGCCGGGCTGGGAGCCCTCCTGGGCCTTGGCCAGGTCGCAGTCGAGGGGGTCCCCGGAGGCGATCAGCGAGGGCCAGATGGAGATGACCACCAGGAAGAGGATGACCAGCGCGGAGACGATGAAGACCGGGTTGCGGCGCAGGTCGTGCCAGGCGTCGGACCACAGGGAGCGGGGCTTCTTGTCCGGGCCGGTGCCTTCGGGGCCGCCCGGTGTCCTCTCGAGCGTCTCGGCCTCGGCCGTGGCGAGATCGGCCGCGCCCCCGGCGCCGGTGGAGGCGATGGCCCGGCCCTCTTCGCCGTACGACTCGAGGGGCTCAAACGGTTCGCGCGGCTCAGGCATAGCGGATCCTCGGGTCAAGGACGGCGTACAGGAGGTCGACCAGCAGGTTGGCCAGGAGGAACACCAGGACGAGGACGGTCACGAAGCCGACGACGGTCTGGGTGTTCTGGCGGACGATGCCCTGGTAGAGCTGGTAGCCGACGCCGTGGATGTTGAAGATCCGTTCGGTGACGATGGCGCCGCCCATCAGCGCGCCGACGTCGGCGCCGATGAAGGTCACCACGGGGATCAGGCTGTTGCGGAGCAGGTGGCGGGTGACCACCCGGCGGCGCGGGAGGCCCTTGGCGACCGCGGTGCGGACGTAGTCGGCGCGCTTGTTCTCGGCGATCGAGGTCCGGGTGAGCCGGGTGACGTACGCGAGCGAGACGGAGGCGAGGACCAGGCCGGGGACGATCAGCTCGTTGAAGGGAGCCTCGGGCGACACGGCCGGTTTGATCCAGCCCCACTTCACGCCGAGCAGCAGCTGGACCAGCAGGCCGGTGACGAAGGTGGGGATCGAGAGCACGACCAGGGTCAGCAGCAGCACGCCGGTGTCGACGGGGCGGCCGCGCTTGAGGCCGGTGAGGACGCCCAGGCTGATGCCGATGACGATCTCGAAGAAGATCGCGACGATGGTGAGCCGGATGGTGACCGGGAAGGCGCTGGCCATCAGCTCGGTGACGGGCTGTCCGTTGAAGGCGGTGCCGAAGTCGCCGGTGAAGACGTTGCCCATGTAGATCAGGTATTGCTGCCAGACCGGCTTGTCGAGACCGAACTCCTTCTTCAGCTGGGCGGCGGTGGCCGGGTCGCACGCCCGGTCGCCGCAGAGTCCGGCGATGGGGTCGCCCATCACGTTCACCATCAGGAAGATCAACAGCGTGGCGCCGAAGAAGACCGGGATCATCTGCAGCAGCCGCCGGATCACATATCGACCCATGGAAGCCTCCGGGGAGGGGGGAGGAAGGCGGGAGGGCGGGCGTCAGGAGCACGTACGGCCCGGCGCGGAGCTCCGCCGGGCCGGGCCGTACGCCGCCGACCTGCTACGACGTCACTTGACCTTGATCTGGTCGTAGACCGGGACGCTGAACGGGTTGAGCATCACGTTCTCCACCCGGTCCGAGTAGCCGGCGCTGCCGTTCTGGTACCAGAGCGGGATCGCGCCCATGTCGTTCTTCAGCACGGTCTCGGCCTGCTGGAAGAGGCCGACGGCCTTGGTGGTGTCGGTCTCCGCGTTGGCCTGGTTGACCAGCTTGTCGAACTCGGGGTTGGTGTACTTGCCGTCGTTGGACGAGGCGCCGGTGTAGTACAGCGGCTGCAGGAAGTTCTGGATGAGCGGGTAGTCCATCTGCCAGCCGGCCCGGAAGGGACCGTCCAGCTTCGACTGGGTGACCTGGTTGCGGTAGTCGGCGAAGGTGCCGATCGGGTTGCCGACGCAGGCCTTGTTGTTGCCGAGGGCCCGGTTGATGGAGTTGCAGACGGCGTCCACCCACTCCTTGTGGGAGCCCGTGTCGGCGTTGTACGAGATCTTCATCGTGCCGCCGGGGATGCCGCCGCCCTCGGCGACCAGCTTCTTCGCCTCGGTGGGGTTGTACACGCAGGACGAGCCGCAGATGTCCTTGAAGCCGCCGTCGGCGCCGAGCACCGGCGAGGTCCAGTCCTGGGCCGGCGTCCGGGTCTTCTGGAAGATCGTCTCGGTGATCTGCTCGCGGTCGATCGCCATCGACAGGCCGGTGCGCAGCTTCTCCTGGCCCGGCTTGTTCCAGGCCGGGTCGTAGAAGGGGAAGGAGAGCGTCTGGATGATGCCGGCCGGGGTGTTGATGTACCGGTCGCCGAGGTCGGCGGAGACGTTCTTGAGCTGCGAGGCGGGCACGTCGTCGACGAGGTCGAGGTTGCCGGCCGTCAGGTCGGTGTAGGCGGTGTTGTTGTCCGTGTAGACCTTGAGGGTGATGCCGCCGTTCTGGGCCTTGTCCGCACCGGGGTAGGCGTCCCACTTCTTGAGCACCATCTGGGAGCCCTTGGCGTAGGAGTCCACGGTGTACGGGCCGTTGCCGACCGGCTTGGAGAGCCAGCCCGCGTGGTCGTCGTAGAAGGCCTGGGGCAGCGGGGCGAAGGCCGCGTAGCCGAGGGTGTCGGGGAAGGTCGAGAACTTCTGCGACAGCTTGACCGTGAAGGTCTTGTCGTCGACGACCTTCAGTCCGGACATGGTGGCGGCGGTCGGCTCGCCCTTGTCGGGGTGGACCTGGCTGTAGCCCTCGATGTAGCCGAAGAAGTAGGCGTTCTTCTGGTTGTTCTTCAGATGGGCGCCGTAGTTCCAGGCGTCGACGAAGGACTTGGCGGTGACCTTCTCGCCGTTGGAGAAGGTCCAGCCGTCCTTGAGGGTGATGGTGAAGTTCGTCGAGTCGGTGGTCTCGATCTTCTCGGCCAGCATGTTGTTGGCCGCGCCGGTCTTCGGGTCGTACTGCTTGAGCCCCCGGAAGATCATGGAGAGGACCTTGCCGCCCTGCACCTCGTTGGTGTTCGCCGGCTCCAGCGGGTTCTGCGGGTCGCCCCACGACGAGCTCACGGTGCCACCGGCCCCTCCGCCGCCGCTGTCGCCGCCCCCGCCGCAGGCGGTCGCCGCGAGGGCGACGGCGGTGGCCAGAGCGGCCCACTTGGCGTGCGTGGCTCCGCGCATGGAGTGCCTCCCGAATGTCCTCAATCTGACTTAGGCCCCAATATCACCCGATATTGACGGGAGTGCACTTTTACGGCGTCCGGATGAACAACGCGAAGGCCCCCGGCACCCTTGCGGGGTGGCGGGGGCCTTCGTACGCCCTGCGGGACCGGCCGGATCAGACGGAGAGGACCGTCTTCTCCTCGGCGAAGTGGCACGCGGACTCGTGCGCGGCCGGGGTGTCCAGACCGCGGAAGCGCTCCGGGATCGCGAGCACCGGGACCTCGGTGCTGCACTTGTCCTGCGCCTTCCAGCAACGGGTGCGGAAGCGGCAGCCCGACGGCGGGTTGGCCGGCGAGGGCACGTCACCGGTGAGGATGATCCGCTCGCGGTGCGCGCGGGCCTCCGGGTCCGGCACCGGCACCGCGGAGAGCAGCGCCTGGGTGTACGGGTGGGTCGGGTGCTCGTAGATCTGCGCGTCCGTGCCGATCTCGGCGAGCTTGCCGAGGTACATCACGCCGACGCGGTCGGAGATGTGCCGGACGATCGACAGGTCGTGCGCGATGAAGATGTAGGACAGGTTGAACTCGTCCTGGAGCTTCTCCATCAGGTTGATGACCTGGGCCTGGACGGAGACGTCCAGGGCCGAGACCGGCTCGTCGCAGATGATGATCTCGGGGTTGAGCGCGAGGCCCCGGGCGATGCCGATGCGCTGGCGCTGACCGCCGGAGAACTGGTGCGGGTACCGGTTGATGTACTCCGGGTTCAGGCCGACGACGTCGAGCAGCTCCTGCACCTTGCGGCGCCGGTCGCCCTTCGGGGCCACCTCGGGGTGGATGTCGAAGGGCTCGCCGATGATGTCGCCGACCGTCATGCGCGGGTTCAGCGAGGTGTACGGGTCCTGGAACACCATCTGGATGTTCCGGCGCACGGTCTTCAGGGCGCGCCCGGACAGCTTGGTGATGTCCTGGCCCTTGTAGAAGACCTCGCCGGCGGTGGCCCGCTCCAGGTTCATCAGGAGCTTGGCGACCGTGGACTTGCCACAGCCGGACTCGCCCACGATGCCCAGCGTCTCGCCCTGGTAGAGGTCGAAGGAGACCCCGTCCACGGCCTTGACCGCGCCGACCTGCTTCTTGAACAGGATGCCCTGGGTCAGCGGGAAGTGCTTCTGCAGGTTGCGCACCTGGAGGATCGGCTCACCGCGCCCGACGGGGGCGTCGAGTGCAGCGGCCACGGCCTCCTCGTTCTTGCTGAGCTCAGCCATGGATCGTCTCCTTCCAGAAGTGGCAGGCGCTCTTGCGGCCCGGCAGATCGGTGCCGTCCTGCTCGGCGACCGGCGTCAGGGCCGGGATCTCCGTACGGCAGATGTCCGTGGCCTTCGGGCAGCGCGGGTTGAAGGCGCAGCCGGTGGGCACGTGGAGCAGGTTGGGCGGCAGGCCCTTGATCGCGTAGAGCTCCTGGCCCTTCTGGTCCAGCCGCGGGATCGAGTCCAGCAGACCGCGCGTGTACGGGTGCGCCGGGCGCTTGTACAGCTCGCCCACCGGGGCCTGCTCGACGATGCGGCCCGCGTACATGACCGCGATCTTGTCCGCGACGTCGGCGACGACGCCGAGGTCGTGGGTGATCAGGATCAGACCCATGTTGTACTCGCGCTGGAGCTCCGCGAGCAGGTCCATGACCTGGGCCTGGACGGTCACGTCGAGCGCCGTGGTGGG
The DNA window shown above is from Streptomyces showdoensis and carries:
- a CDS encoding ABC transporter ATP-binding protein is translated as MAELSKNEEAVAAALDAPVGRGEPILQVRNLQKHFPLTQGILFKKQVGAVKAVDGVSFDLYQGETLGIVGESGCGKSTVAKLLMNLERATAGEVFYKGQDITKLSGRALKTVRRNIQMVFQDPYTSLNPRMTVGDIIGEPFDIHPEVAPKGDRRRKVQELLDVVGLNPEYINRYPHQFSGGQRQRIGIARGLALNPEIIICDEPVSALDVSVQAQVINLMEKLQDEFNLSYIFIAHDLSIVRHISDRVGVMYLGKLAEIGTDAQIYEHPTHPYTQALLSAVPVPDPEARAHRERIILTGDVPSPANPPSGCRFRTRCWKAQDKCSTEVPVLAIPERFRGLDTPAAHESACHFAEEKTVLSV
- a CDS encoding peptide ABC transporter substrate-binding protein encodes the protein MRGATHAKWAALATAVALAATACGGGGDSGGGGAGGTVSSSWGDPQNPLEPANTNEVQGGKVLSMIFRGLKQYDPKTGAANNMLAEKIETTDSTNFTITLKDGWTFSNGEKVTAKSFVDAWNYGAHLKNNQKNAYFFGYIEGYSQVHPDKGEPTAATMSGLKVVDDKTFTVKLSQKFSTFPDTLGYAAFAPLPQAFYDDHAGWLSKPVGNGPYTVDSYAKGSQMVLKKWDAYPGADKAQNGGITLKVYTDNNTAYTDLTAGNLDLVDDVPASQLKNVSADLGDRYINTPAGIIQTLSFPFYDPAWNKPGQEKLRTGLSMAIDREQITETIFQKTRTPAQDWTSPVLGADGGFKDICGSSCVYNPTEAKKLVAEGGGIPGGTMKISYNADTGSHKEWVDAVCNSINRALGNNKACVGNPIGTFADYRNQVTQSKLDGPFRAGWQMDYPLIQNFLQPLYYTGASSNDGKYTNPEFDKLVNQANAETDTTKAVGLFQQAETVLKNDMGAIPLWYQNGSAGYSDRVENVMLNPFSVPVYDQIKVK
- a CDS encoding ABC transporter permease, which codes for MPEPREPFEPLESYGEEGRAIASTGAGGAADLATAEAETLERTPGGPEGTGPDKKPRSLWSDAWHDLRRNPVFIVSALVILFLVVISIWPSLIASGDPLDCDLAKAQEGSQPGHPFGFNGQGCDVYTRVVYGARTSVTVGVLSTLGVALLGGVLGGLAGFFGGAWDGVLSRITDVFFAIPVVLGGLVLLSVVTSATVWPVIGFMVLLGWPQISRIARGSVITAKQNDYVQAARALGASNSRMMLRHIAPNAIAPVIVVATIALGTYIALEATLSYLGVGLKPPTVSWGIDISSASQYIRNAPHMLLWPAGALAITVLAFIMLGDAVRDALDPKLR
- a CDS encoding alpha/beta fold hydrolase, which gives rise to MTSSRDSLSFPRRSARTQRFTLGAPRAFSVSPDGGRVVFVRSGSGTDRSHGLWVLDLDGPDGPVERLAADPRALLAGAEEELPAEERARRERSREGSGGIVGYAADGAVELAAFALSGRLFTAELRAGTARELPVPGPVVDPRPSPDGRYVAYAAGGALRVTGTDPGSGTGGDRALAEPEAEGVTYGLAEFAASEEMGRSRGFWWAPSSDRLLVARVDERPVRRWWIADPAHPDRAPHPVAYPAAGTPNAEVGLVLVGLDGARTEVVWDREAYPYLARVHWSGDGAPLLLVQARDQRSQAHLEVDPGSGATRPVLREEDPVWLELFTGVPARTPDGRLVRIADLGGARVLAVGDRVLTDGSLHVRAVLDVGAEDVLISASAGEAAEAPEIGEIHVYRVGPRGAERVSEGAGVHGAVRSGAVTVLSSARPEVPGSTVRVLRDGKAVAEVASYAQTPPLAADARLVEAGARRIPCAVLLPSSWSEGDGPLPVLLDPYGGPHGQRVLAAHNPYLTSRWFAEQGFAVIVADGRGMPGRSPAWEKAVSRDLALTLDDQIEALHGLAGRFPLDLGRVAIRGWSYGGYLAALAALRRPDVFHAAVVGAPVTDWRLYDTHYTERYLGRPDEEPAVYAANSLVTDEGLGEAAEPARPMMIVHGLADDNVVAAHTLRLSSALLAAGRPHEVLPLSGVTHMTPQEQVAENLLLLQVEFLKRSLGPA
- a CDS encoding ABC transporter permease → MGRYVIRRLLQMIPVFFGATLLIFLMVNVMGDPIAGLCGDRACDPATAAQLKKEFGLDKPVWQQYLIYMGNVFTGDFGTAFNGQPVTELMASAFPVTIRLTIVAIFFEIVIGISLGVLTGLKRGRPVDTGVLLLTLVVLSIPTFVTGLLVQLLLGVKWGWIKPAVSPEAPFNELIVPGLVLASVSLAYVTRLTRTSIAENKRADYVRTAVAKGLPRRRVVTRHLLRNSLIPVVTFIGADVGALMGGAIVTERIFNIHGVGYQLYQGIVRQNTQTVVGFVTVLVLVFLLANLLVDLLYAVLDPRIRYA
- a CDS encoding ABC transporter ATP-binding protein, yielding MLLEVRDLHVEFHTRDGVAKAVNGVGYSVDAGETLAVLGESGSGKSVTAQAVMGILDTPPGKITGGEILFQGQDLLTLKEEERRKIRGAKMAMVFQDALSSLNPVISVGEQLGEMFQVHRGMSKKDSRAKAVELMDRVRIPAAKERVGQYPHQFSGGMRQRIMIAMALALEPELIIADEPTTALDVTVQAQVMDLLAELQRELNMGLILITHDLGVVADVADKIAVMYAGRIVEHAPVHEIYKAPAHPYTRGLLDSIPRLDQKGQELYAIKGLPPNLLAIPSGCAFNPRCPLAQDVCRTDVPPLYDVTESPVPRSSACHFWKECLHG
- a CDS encoding ABC transporter ATP-binding protein, whose protein sequence is MAEAILQVRDLVKHYPLTQGILFKKQVGAVKAVDGVDFDLAAGETLGIVGESGCGKSTVAKMLVNLERPTAGSISYKGEDLTTMSPRALKAVRRNIQMVFQDPYTSLNPRMTVGDIIGEPYEIHPEVAPKGDRRRKVQDLLDVVGLNPEYINRYPHQFSGGQRQRIGIARGLALQPEIIVADEPVSALDVSVQAQVVNLLERLQNEFSLSYVFIAHDLSIVRHISDRVGVMYLGRIVEIGTDAQIYDHPTHPYTQALLSAVPVPDPEAREHRERIILTGDVPSPANVPSGCRFRTRCWKAQERCTLEVPLLAVPAVFRLTDTPAKHDSACHFAEEKQVVPPENGTETPGTPDPPPEA